A stretch of Halichondria panicea chromosome 1, odHalPani1.1, whole genome shotgun sequence DNA encodes these proteins:
- the LOC135351311 gene encoding uncharacterized protein LOC135351311 isoform X3, with protein sequence MLKQRYPRQNGLLDTSYLRDRKTWLSVPDEFVQILCVNDCHWACVSNVFSEQGSVDLYDSLHTIPTASGSIAQQVCTILKSQQHSVTINVVNVQKQIGCNDCGLYAIAMAADLCSRIDPFKSSYDQSSMRIHLKECFESEPPTLTVFSTRRDSKEKRRLVHRKSVELFCLCRRTEVLPMASCDTCNMWYHEGCVPIPDDVLLDEDDSILWICCQCSGCTVSDEHTTCSKSASLGYLTEQQEASTSLSATTMSDGEDDVSGIEVKESKRTPRRGDTPAPKIVGVKATADKTRSTSTSTPAPKIVGVNATADKTRSTSTSTKGITEPKRTLRRRCQAMPKAAGTLGVKEPNMTIGRGGTPAPKTVGVKGSLPSPIPATLDETRGVTSVKSVKEPKRTLRRAVPKAVGTLGVKSTLDETRGVTSVKSIKEPKRTLRRAVPKAVGTLGVKSTSAETTTNGTDLTSAKGSKRPAPKVEDTLGVKRGFKMKLRGESKPASKPVPKAVSTLEVKAASDETISAVHGIKEPKKSVDEGKKCGFRLYEVTRSVW encoded by the exons ATGCTTAAGCAAAGGTACCCTCGACAAAACGGTCTTTTAGATACGTCATACCTAAGAGATAGGAAGACCTGGCTGTCAGTTCCAGATGAatttgtgcagattttatgtgTTAACGACTGTCACTGGGCTTGTGTTTCGAATGTATTTTCTGAACAAGGAAGTGTTGATTTATACGACTCCCTGCATACCATCCCCACCGCATCAGGATCAATAGCTCAGCAAGTTTGCACAATTCTGAAGTCTCAACAGCATTCTGTGACCATCAACGTGGTTAATGTTCAAAAACAGATAGGATGTAATGATTGTGGACTGTATGCGATCGCTATGGCTGCAGATTTGTGTTCAAGAATCGATCCTTTCAAAAGCAGTTATGATCAATCAAGTATGCGAATTCACCTGAAAGAATGTTTCGAGAGCGAACCACCAACTCTCACCGTATTTTCAACTAGAAGAGATAGCAAGGAGAAAAGGCGGCTTGTCCACAGAAAATCGGTTGAGTTGTTTTGCTTATGTCGAAGAACGGAGGTTTTGCCGATGGCTTCCTGCGACACGTGTAACATGTGGTATCATGAAGGCTGCGTTCCGATTCCTGATGATGTGCTGTTAGATGAAGATGATTCCATCCTCTGGATATGCTGCCAGT GTTCTGGTTGTACTGTTTCAGATGAGCATACGACGTGTTCTAAGTCTG CTTCTCTGGGCTATCTCACTGAGCAGCAAGAAGCTAGCACCAGTCTAAGCG CCACGACTATGTCTGATGGTGAGGATGACGTGTCTGGGATAGAAGTCAAAG AGTCTAAGAGGACACCCAGAAGAGGGGATACACCAGCGCCCAAGATTGTAGGAGTCAAAG CTACTGCTGACAAGACAAGATCTACCTCTACGTCTACACCAGCGCCCAAGATTGTAGGAGTCAATG CTACTGCTGACAAGACAAGATCTACCTCTACGTCTACAAAGGGAATCACAG AGCCCAAGAGAACGCTAAGAAGAAGGTGTCAAGCAATGCCCAAGGCTGCAGGTACACTGGGAGTCAAAG AGCCCAATATGACAATCGGAAGAGGGGGTACACCAGCGCCCAAGACTGTAGGAGTCAAAGGTTCATTGCCCAGTCCCATTCCAGCTACTCTTGACGAGACTAGAGGTGTTACGTCTGTTAAGAGCGTCAAAG AACCCAAGAGGACTCTCAGAAGAGCAGTGCCCAAGGCTGTAGGCACACTGGGAGTCAAAT CTACTCTTGACGAGACTAGAGGTGTTACGTCTGTTAAGAGCATCAAAG AACCCAAGAGGACTCTCAGAAGAGCAGTGCCCAAGGCTGTAGGCACACTGGGAGTCAAAT CTACTTCTGCCGAGACGACCACCAATGGCACAGATCTTACATCTGCAAAAG GGTCTAAAAGGCCAGCGCCCAAGGTTGAAGACACTCTGGGAGTCAAAAGAG GGTTCAAAATGAAactcagaggagagagtaAACCAGCGAGTAAACCAGTACCCAAGGCTGTAAGCACTCTGGAAGTCAAAG CTGCTTCTGACGAGACTATTTCCGCTGTCCACGGCATCAAAG AGCCAAAAAAGAGTGTGGATGAAGGAAAAAAG tgtggtTTCCGTTTGTATGAAGTCACAAGATCTGTTTGGTAG
- the LOC135351311 gene encoding uncharacterized protein LOC135351311 isoform X7 — MLKQRYPRQNGLLDTSYLRDRKTWLSVPDEFVQILCVNDCHWACVSNVFSEQGSVDLYDSLHTIPTASGSIAQQVCTILKSQQHSVTINVVNVQKQIGCNDCGLYAIAMAADLCSRIDPFKSSYDQSSMRIHLKECFESEPPTLTVFSTRRDSKEKRRLVHRKSVELFCLCRRTEVLPMASCDTCNMWYHEGCVPIPDDVLLDEDDSILWICCQCSGCTVSDEHTTCSKSASLGYLTEQQEASTSLSATTMSDGEDDVSGIEVKESKRTPRRGDTPAPKIVGVKATADKTRSTSTSTKGITEPKRTLRRRCQAMPKAAEPNMTIGRGGTPAPKTVGVKGSLPSPIPATLDETRGVTSVKSVKEPKRTLRRAVPKAVGTLGVKSTLDETRGVTSVKSIKEPKRTLRRAVPKAVGTLGVKSTSAETTTNGTDLTSAKGSKRPAPKVEDTLGVKRGFKMKLRGESKPASKPVPKAVSTLEVKAASDETISAVHGIKGIIERGLHPEQFRGIQKDTDFYYTLYSVHNYTK; from the exons ATGCTTAAGCAAAGGTACCCTCGACAAAACGGTCTTTTAGATACGTCATACCTAAGAGATAGGAAGACCTGGCTGTCAGTTCCAGATGAatttgtgcagattttatgtgTTAACGACTGTCACTGGGCTTGTGTTTCGAATGTATTTTCTGAACAAGGAAGTGTTGATTTATACGACTCCCTGCATACCATCCCCACCGCATCAGGATCAATAGCTCAGCAAGTTTGCACAATTCTGAAGTCTCAACAGCATTCTGTGACCATCAACGTGGTTAATGTTCAAAAACAGATAGGATGTAATGATTGTGGACTGTATGCGATCGCTATGGCTGCAGATTTGTGTTCAAGAATCGATCCTTTCAAAAGCAGTTATGATCAATCAAGTATGCGAATTCACCTGAAAGAATGTTTCGAGAGCGAACCACCAACTCTCACCGTATTTTCAACTAGAAGAGATAGCAAGGAGAAAAGGCGGCTTGTCCACAGAAAATCGGTTGAGTTGTTTTGCTTATGTCGAAGAACGGAGGTTTTGCCGATGGCTTCCTGCGACACGTGTAACATGTGGTATCATGAAGGCTGCGTTCCGATTCCTGATGATGTGCTGTTAGATGAAGATGATTCCATCCTCTGGATATGCTGCCAGT GTTCTGGTTGTACTGTTTCAGATGAGCATACGACGTGTTCTAAGTCTG CTTCTCTGGGCTATCTCACTGAGCAGCAAGAAGCTAGCACCAGTCTAAGCG CCACGACTATGTCTGATGGTGAGGATGACGTGTCTGGGATAGAAGTCAAAG AGTCTAAGAGGACACCCAGAAGAGGGGATACACCAGCGCCCAAGATTGTAGGAGTCAAAG CTACTGCTGACAAGACAAGATCTACCTCTACGTCTACAAAGGGAATCACAG AGCCCAAGAGAACGCTAAGAAGAAGGTGTCAAGCAATGCCCAAGGCTGCAG AGCCCAATATGACAATCGGAAGAGGGGGTACACCAGCGCCCAAGACTGTAGGAGTCAAAGGTTCATTGCCCAGTCCCATTCCAGCTACTCTTGACGAGACTAGAGGTGTTACGTCTGTTAAGAGCGTCAAAG AACCCAAGAGGACTCTCAGAAGAGCAGTGCCCAAGGCTGTAGGCACACTGGGAGTCAAAT CTACTCTTGACGAGACTAGAGGTGTTACGTCTGTTAAGAGCATCAAAG AACCCAAGAGGACTCTCAGAAGAGCAGTGCCCAAGGCTGTAGGCACACTGGGAGTCAAAT CTACTTCTGCCGAGACGACCACCAATGGCACAGATCTTACATCTGCAAAAG GGTCTAAAAGGCCAGCGCCCAAGGTTGAAGACACTCTGGGAGTCAAAAGAG GGTTCAAAATGAAactcagaggagagagtaAACCAGCGAGTAAACCAGTACCCAAGGCTGTAAGCACTCTGGAAGTCAAAG CTGCTTCTGACGAGACTATTTCCGCTGTCCACGGCATCAAAGGTATTATTGAACGTGGCTTGCACCCAGAACAGTTTCGGGGTATACAAAAAGACACTGATTTTTATTATACACTCTACTCCGTTCACaattatacaaaataa
- the LOC135351311 gene encoding uncharacterized protein LOC135351311 isoform X5, with translation MLKQRYPRQNGLLDTSYLRDRKTWLSVPDEFVQILCVNDCHWACVSNVFSEQGSVDLYDSLHTIPTASGSIAQQVCTILKSQQHSVTINVVNVQKQIGCNDCGLYAIAMAADLCSRIDPFKSSYDQSSMRIHLKECFESEPPTLTVFSTRRDSKEKRRLVHRKSVELFCLCRRTEVLPMASCDTCNMWYHEGCVPIPDDVLLDEDDSILWICCQCSGCTVSDEHTTCSKSATTMSDGEDDVSGIEVKESKRTPRRGDTPAPKIVGVKATADKTRSTSTSTPAPKIVGVNATADKTRSTSTSTKGITEPKRTLRRRCQAMPKAAGTLGVKEPNMTIGRGGTPAPKTVGVKGSLPSPIPATLDETRGVTSVKSVKEPKRTLRRAVPKAVGTLGVKSTLDETRGVTSVKSIKEPKRTLRRAVPKAVGTLGVKSTSAETTTNGTDLTSAKGSKRPAPKVEDTLGVKRGFKMKLRGESKPASKPVPKAVSTLEVKAASDETISAVHGIKGIIERGLHPEQFRGIQKDTDFYYTLYSVHNYTK, from the exons ATGCTTAAGCAAAGGTACCCTCGACAAAACGGTCTTTTAGATACGTCATACCTAAGAGATAGGAAGACCTGGCTGTCAGTTCCAGATGAatttgtgcagattttatgtgTTAACGACTGTCACTGGGCTTGTGTTTCGAATGTATTTTCTGAACAAGGAAGTGTTGATTTATACGACTCCCTGCATACCATCCCCACCGCATCAGGATCAATAGCTCAGCAAGTTTGCACAATTCTGAAGTCTCAACAGCATTCTGTGACCATCAACGTGGTTAATGTTCAAAAACAGATAGGATGTAATGATTGTGGACTGTATGCGATCGCTATGGCTGCAGATTTGTGTTCAAGAATCGATCCTTTCAAAAGCAGTTATGATCAATCAAGTATGCGAATTCACCTGAAAGAATGTTTCGAGAGCGAACCACCAACTCTCACCGTATTTTCAACTAGAAGAGATAGCAAGGAGAAAAGGCGGCTTGTCCACAGAAAATCGGTTGAGTTGTTTTGCTTATGTCGAAGAACGGAGGTTTTGCCGATGGCTTCCTGCGACACGTGTAACATGTGGTATCATGAAGGCTGCGTTCCGATTCCTGATGATGTGCTGTTAGATGAAGATGATTCCATCCTCTGGATATGCTGCCAGT GTTCTGGTTGTACTGTTTCAGATGAGCATACGACGTGTTCTAAGTCTG CCACGACTATGTCTGATGGTGAGGATGACGTGTCTGGGATAGAAGTCAAAG AGTCTAAGAGGACACCCAGAAGAGGGGATACACCAGCGCCCAAGATTGTAGGAGTCAAAG CTACTGCTGACAAGACAAGATCTACCTCTACGTCTACACCAGCGCCCAAGATTGTAGGAGTCAATG CTACTGCTGACAAGACAAGATCTACCTCTACGTCTACAAAGGGAATCACAG AGCCCAAGAGAACGCTAAGAAGAAGGTGTCAAGCAATGCCCAAGGCTGCAGGTACACTGGGAGTCAAAG AGCCCAATATGACAATCGGAAGAGGGGGTACACCAGCGCCCAAGACTGTAGGAGTCAAAGGTTCATTGCCCAGTCCCATTCCAGCTACTCTTGACGAGACTAGAGGTGTTACGTCTGTTAAGAGCGTCAAAG AACCCAAGAGGACTCTCAGAAGAGCAGTGCCCAAGGCTGTAGGCACACTGGGAGTCAAAT CTACTCTTGACGAGACTAGAGGTGTTACGTCTGTTAAGAGCATCAAAG AACCCAAGAGGACTCTCAGAAGAGCAGTGCCCAAGGCTGTAGGCACACTGGGAGTCAAAT CTACTTCTGCCGAGACGACCACCAATGGCACAGATCTTACATCTGCAAAAG GGTCTAAAAGGCCAGCGCCCAAGGTTGAAGACACTCTGGGAGTCAAAAGAG GGTTCAAAATGAAactcagaggagagagtaAACCAGCGAGTAAACCAGTACCCAAGGCTGTAAGCACTCTGGAAGTCAAAG CTGCTTCTGACGAGACTATTTCCGCTGTCCACGGCATCAAAGGTATTATTGAACGTGGCTTGCACCCAGAACAGTTTCGGGGTATACAAAAAGACACTGATTTTTATTATACACTCTACTCCGTTCACaattatacaaaataa
- the LOC135351311 gene encoding uncharacterized protein LOC135351311 isoform X6, translated as MLKQRYPRQNGLLDTSYLRDRKTWLSVPDEFVQILCVNDCHWACVSNVFSEQGSVDLYDSLHTIPTASGSIAQQVCTILKSQQHSVTINVVNVQKQIGCNDCGLYAIAMAADLCSRIDPFKSSYDQSSMRIHLKECFESEPPTLTVFSTRRDSKEKRRLVHRKSVELFCLCRRTEVLPMASCDTCNMWYHEGCVPIPDDVLLDEDDSILWICCQCSGCTVSDEHTTCSKSASLGYLTEQQEASTSLSATTMSDGEDDVSGIEVKESKRTPRRGDTPAPKIVGVKATADKTRSTSTSTKGITEPKRTLRRRCQAMPKAAGTLGVKEPNMTIGRGGTPAPKTVGVKGSLPSPIPATLDETRGVTSVKSVKEPKRTLRRAVPKAVGTLGVKSTLDETRGVTSVKSIKEPKRTLRRAVPKAVGTLGVKSTSAETTTNGTDLTSAKGSKRPAPKVEDTLGVKRGFKMKLRGESKPASKPVPKAVSTLEVKAASDETISAVHGIKGIIERGLHPEQFRGIQKDTDFYYTLYSVHNYTK; from the exons ATGCTTAAGCAAAGGTACCCTCGACAAAACGGTCTTTTAGATACGTCATACCTAAGAGATAGGAAGACCTGGCTGTCAGTTCCAGATGAatttgtgcagattttatgtgTTAACGACTGTCACTGGGCTTGTGTTTCGAATGTATTTTCTGAACAAGGAAGTGTTGATTTATACGACTCCCTGCATACCATCCCCACCGCATCAGGATCAATAGCTCAGCAAGTTTGCACAATTCTGAAGTCTCAACAGCATTCTGTGACCATCAACGTGGTTAATGTTCAAAAACAGATAGGATGTAATGATTGTGGACTGTATGCGATCGCTATGGCTGCAGATTTGTGTTCAAGAATCGATCCTTTCAAAAGCAGTTATGATCAATCAAGTATGCGAATTCACCTGAAAGAATGTTTCGAGAGCGAACCACCAACTCTCACCGTATTTTCAACTAGAAGAGATAGCAAGGAGAAAAGGCGGCTTGTCCACAGAAAATCGGTTGAGTTGTTTTGCTTATGTCGAAGAACGGAGGTTTTGCCGATGGCTTCCTGCGACACGTGTAACATGTGGTATCATGAAGGCTGCGTTCCGATTCCTGATGATGTGCTGTTAGATGAAGATGATTCCATCCTCTGGATATGCTGCCAGT GTTCTGGTTGTACTGTTTCAGATGAGCATACGACGTGTTCTAAGTCTG CTTCTCTGGGCTATCTCACTGAGCAGCAAGAAGCTAGCACCAGTCTAAGCG CCACGACTATGTCTGATGGTGAGGATGACGTGTCTGGGATAGAAGTCAAAG AGTCTAAGAGGACACCCAGAAGAGGGGATACACCAGCGCCCAAGATTGTAGGAGTCAAAG CTACTGCTGACAAGACAAGATCTACCTCTACGTCTACAAAGGGAATCACAG AGCCCAAGAGAACGCTAAGAAGAAGGTGTCAAGCAATGCCCAAGGCTGCAGGTACACTGGGAGTCAAAG AGCCCAATATGACAATCGGAAGAGGGGGTACACCAGCGCCCAAGACTGTAGGAGTCAAAGGTTCATTGCCCAGTCCCATTCCAGCTACTCTTGACGAGACTAGAGGTGTTACGTCTGTTAAGAGCGTCAAAG AACCCAAGAGGACTCTCAGAAGAGCAGTGCCCAAGGCTGTAGGCACACTGGGAGTCAAAT CTACTCTTGACGAGACTAGAGGTGTTACGTCTGTTAAGAGCATCAAAG AACCCAAGAGGACTCTCAGAAGAGCAGTGCCCAAGGCTGTAGGCACACTGGGAGTCAAAT CTACTTCTGCCGAGACGACCACCAATGGCACAGATCTTACATCTGCAAAAG GGTCTAAAAGGCCAGCGCCCAAGGTTGAAGACACTCTGGGAGTCAAAAGAG GGTTCAAAATGAAactcagaggagagagtaAACCAGCGAGTAAACCAGTACCCAAGGCTGTAAGCACTCTGGAAGTCAAAG CTGCTTCTGACGAGACTATTTCCGCTGTCCACGGCATCAAAGGTATTATTGAACGTGGCTTGCACCCAGAACAGTTTCGGGGTATACAAAAAGACACTGATTTTTATTATACACTCTACTCCGTTCACaattatacaaaataa
- the LOC135351311 gene encoding uncharacterized protein LOC135351311 isoform X2 has protein sequence MLKQRYPRQNGLLDTSYLRDRKTWLSVPDEFVQILCVNDCHWACVSNVFSEQGSVDLYDSLHTIPTASGSIAQQVCTILKSQQHSVTINVVNVQKQIGCNDCGLYAIAMAADLCSRIDPFKSSYDQSSMRIHLKECFESEPPTLTVFSTRRDSKEKRRLVHRKSVELFCLCRRTEVLPMASCDTCNMWYHEGCVPIPDDVLLDEDDSILWICCQCSGCTVSDEHTTCSKSASLGYLTEQQEASTSLSATTMSDGEDDVSGIEVKESKRTPRRGDTPAPKIVGVKATADKTRSTSTSTPAPKIVGVNATADKTRSTSTSTKGITEPKRTLRRRCQAMPKAAEPNMTIGRGGTPAPKTVGVKGSLPSPIPATLDETRGVTSVKSVKEPKRTLRRAVPKAVGTLGVKSTLDETRGVTSVKSIKEPKRTLRRAVPKAVGTLGVKSTSAETTTNGTDLTSAKGSKRPAPKVEDTLGVKRGFKMKLRGESKPASKPVPKAVSTLEVKAASDETISAVHGIKGIIERGLHPEQFRGIQKDTDFYYTLYSVHNYTK, from the exons ATGCTTAAGCAAAGGTACCCTCGACAAAACGGTCTTTTAGATACGTCATACCTAAGAGATAGGAAGACCTGGCTGTCAGTTCCAGATGAatttgtgcagattttatgtgTTAACGACTGTCACTGGGCTTGTGTTTCGAATGTATTTTCTGAACAAGGAAGTGTTGATTTATACGACTCCCTGCATACCATCCCCACCGCATCAGGATCAATAGCTCAGCAAGTTTGCACAATTCTGAAGTCTCAACAGCATTCTGTGACCATCAACGTGGTTAATGTTCAAAAACAGATAGGATGTAATGATTGTGGACTGTATGCGATCGCTATGGCTGCAGATTTGTGTTCAAGAATCGATCCTTTCAAAAGCAGTTATGATCAATCAAGTATGCGAATTCACCTGAAAGAATGTTTCGAGAGCGAACCACCAACTCTCACCGTATTTTCAACTAGAAGAGATAGCAAGGAGAAAAGGCGGCTTGTCCACAGAAAATCGGTTGAGTTGTTTTGCTTATGTCGAAGAACGGAGGTTTTGCCGATGGCTTCCTGCGACACGTGTAACATGTGGTATCATGAAGGCTGCGTTCCGATTCCTGATGATGTGCTGTTAGATGAAGATGATTCCATCCTCTGGATATGCTGCCAGT GTTCTGGTTGTACTGTTTCAGATGAGCATACGACGTGTTCTAAGTCTG CTTCTCTGGGCTATCTCACTGAGCAGCAAGAAGCTAGCACCAGTCTAAGCG CCACGACTATGTCTGATGGTGAGGATGACGTGTCTGGGATAGAAGTCAAAG AGTCTAAGAGGACACCCAGAAGAGGGGATACACCAGCGCCCAAGATTGTAGGAGTCAAAG CTACTGCTGACAAGACAAGATCTACCTCTACGTCTACACCAGCGCCCAAGATTGTAGGAGTCAATG CTACTGCTGACAAGACAAGATCTACCTCTACGTCTACAAAGGGAATCACAG AGCCCAAGAGAACGCTAAGAAGAAGGTGTCAAGCAATGCCCAAGGCTGCAG AGCCCAATATGACAATCGGAAGAGGGGGTACACCAGCGCCCAAGACTGTAGGAGTCAAAGGTTCATTGCCCAGTCCCATTCCAGCTACTCTTGACGAGACTAGAGGTGTTACGTCTGTTAAGAGCGTCAAAG AACCCAAGAGGACTCTCAGAAGAGCAGTGCCCAAGGCTGTAGGCACACTGGGAGTCAAAT CTACTCTTGACGAGACTAGAGGTGTTACGTCTGTTAAGAGCATCAAAG AACCCAAGAGGACTCTCAGAAGAGCAGTGCCCAAGGCTGTAGGCACACTGGGAGTCAAAT CTACTTCTGCCGAGACGACCACCAATGGCACAGATCTTACATCTGCAAAAG GGTCTAAAAGGCCAGCGCCCAAGGTTGAAGACACTCTGGGAGTCAAAAGAG GGTTCAAAATGAAactcagaggagagagtaAACCAGCGAGTAAACCAGTACCCAAGGCTGTAAGCACTCTGGAAGTCAAAG CTGCTTCTGACGAGACTATTTCCGCTGTCCACGGCATCAAAGGTATTATTGAACGTGGCTTGCACCCAGAACAGTTTCGGGGTATACAAAAAGACACTGATTTTTATTATACACTCTACTCCGTTCACaattatacaaaataa
- the LOC135351311 gene encoding uncharacterized protein LOC135351311 isoform X9, producing MKMIPSSGYAASVLVVLFQMSIRRVLTSLGYLTEQQEASTSLSATTMSDGEDDVSGIEVKESKRTPRRGDTPAPKIVGVKATADKTRSTSTSTPAPKIVGVNATADKTRSTSTSTKGITEPKRTLRRRCQAMPKAAGTLGVKEPNMTIGRGGTPAPKTVGVKGSLPSPIPATLDETRGVTSVKSVKEPKRTLRRAVPKAVGTLGVKSTLDETRGVTSVKSIKEPKRTLRRAVPKAVGTLGVKSTSAETTTNGTDLTSAKGSKRPAPKVEDTLGVKRGFKMKLRGESKPASKPVPKAVSTLEVKAASDETISAVHGIKGIIERGLHPEQFRGIQKDTDFYYTLYSVHNYTK from the exons ATGAAGATGATTCCATCCTCTGGATATGCTGCCAGT GTTCTGGTTGTACTGTTTCAGATGAGCATACGACGTGTTCTAA CTTCTCTGGGCTATCTCACTGAGCAGCAAGAAGCTAGCACCAGTCTAAGCG CCACGACTATGTCTGATGGTGAGGATGACGTGTCTGGGATAGAAGTCAAAG AGTCTAAGAGGACACCCAGAAGAGGGGATACACCAGCGCCCAAGATTGTAGGAGTCAAAG CTACTGCTGACAAGACAAGATCTACCTCTACGTCTACACCAGCGCCCAAGATTGTAGGAGTCAATG CTACTGCTGACAAGACAAGATCTACCTCTACGTCTACAAAGGGAATCACAG AGCCCAAGAGAACGCTAAGAAGAAGGTGTCAAGCAATGCCCAAGGCTGCAGGTACACTGGGAGTCAAAG AGCCCAATATGACAATCGGAAGAGGGGGTACACCAGCGCCCAAGACTGTAGGAGTCAAAGGTTCATTGCCCAGTCCCATTCCAGCTACTCTTGACGAGACTAGAGGTGTTACGTCTGTTAAGAGCGTCAAAG AACCCAAGAGGACTCTCAGAAGAGCAGTGCCCAAGGCTGTAGGCACACTGGGAGTCAAAT CTACTCTTGACGAGACTAGAGGTGTTACGTCTGTTAAGAGCATCAAAG AACCCAAGAGGACTCTCAGAAGAGCAGTGCCCAAGGCTGTAGGCACACTGGGAGTCAAAT CTACTTCTGCCGAGACGACCACCAATGGCACAGATCTTACATCTGCAAAAG GGTCTAAAAGGCCAGCGCCCAAGGTTGAAGACACTCTGGGAGTCAAAAGAG GGTTCAAAATGAAactcagaggagagagtaAACCAGCGAGTAAACCAGTACCCAAGGCTGTAAGCACTCTGGAAGTCAAAG CTGCTTCTGACGAGACTATTTCCGCTGTCCACGGCATCAAAGGTATTATTGAACGTGGCTTGCACCCAGAACAGTTTCGGGGTATACAAAAAGACACTGATTTTTATTATACACTCTACTCCGTTCACaattatacaaaataa
- the LOC135351311 gene encoding uncharacterized protein LOC135351311 isoform X4, whose product MLKQRYPRQNGLLDTSYLRDRKTWLSVPDEFVQILCVNDCHWACVSNVFSEQGSVDLYDSLHTIPTASGSIAQQVCTILKSQQHSVTINVVNVQKQIGCNDCGLYAIAMAADLCSRIDPFKSSYDQSSMRIHLKECFESEPPTLTVFSTRRDSKEKRRLVHRKSVELFCLCRRTEVLPMASCDTCNMWYHEGCVPIPDDVLLDEDDSILWICCQCSGCTVSDEHTTCSKSASLGYLTEQQEASTSLSATTMSDGEDDVSGIEVKESKRTPRRGDTPAPKIVGVKATADKTRSTSTSTPAPKIVGVNATADKTRSTSTSTKGITEPKRTLRRRCQAMPKAAGTLGVKEPNMTIGRGGTPAPKTVGVKGSLPSPIPATLDETRGVTSVKSVKEPKRTLRRAVPKAVGTLGVKSTLDETRGVTSVKSIKEPKRTLRRAVPKAVGTLGVKSTSAETTTNGTDLTSAKGFKMKLRGESKPASKPVPKAVSTLEVKAASDETISAVHGIKGIIERGLHPEQFRGIQKDTDFYYTLYSVHNYTK is encoded by the exons ATGCTTAAGCAAAGGTACCCTCGACAAAACGGTCTTTTAGATACGTCATACCTAAGAGATAGGAAGACCTGGCTGTCAGTTCCAGATGAatttgtgcagattttatgtgTTAACGACTGTCACTGGGCTTGTGTTTCGAATGTATTTTCTGAACAAGGAAGTGTTGATTTATACGACTCCCTGCATACCATCCCCACCGCATCAGGATCAATAGCTCAGCAAGTTTGCACAATTCTGAAGTCTCAACAGCATTCTGTGACCATCAACGTGGTTAATGTTCAAAAACAGATAGGATGTAATGATTGTGGACTGTATGCGATCGCTATGGCTGCAGATTTGTGTTCAAGAATCGATCCTTTCAAAAGCAGTTATGATCAATCAAGTATGCGAATTCACCTGAAAGAATGTTTCGAGAGCGAACCACCAACTCTCACCGTATTTTCAACTAGAAGAGATAGCAAGGAGAAAAGGCGGCTTGTCCACAGAAAATCGGTTGAGTTGTTTTGCTTATGTCGAAGAACGGAGGTTTTGCCGATGGCTTCCTGCGACACGTGTAACATGTGGTATCATGAAGGCTGCGTTCCGATTCCTGATGATGTGCTGTTAGATGAAGATGATTCCATCCTCTGGATATGCTGCCAGT GTTCTGGTTGTACTGTTTCAGATGAGCATACGACGTGTTCTAAGTCTG CTTCTCTGGGCTATCTCACTGAGCAGCAAGAAGCTAGCACCAGTCTAAGCG CCACGACTATGTCTGATGGTGAGGATGACGTGTCTGGGATAGAAGTCAAAG AGTCTAAGAGGACACCCAGAAGAGGGGATACACCAGCGCCCAAGATTGTAGGAGTCAAAG CTACTGCTGACAAGACAAGATCTACCTCTACGTCTACACCAGCGCCCAAGATTGTAGGAGTCAATG CTACTGCTGACAAGACAAGATCTACCTCTACGTCTACAAAGGGAATCACAG AGCCCAAGAGAACGCTAAGAAGAAGGTGTCAAGCAATGCCCAAGGCTGCAGGTACACTGGGAGTCAAAG AGCCCAATATGACAATCGGAAGAGGGGGTACACCAGCGCCCAAGACTGTAGGAGTCAAAGGTTCATTGCCCAGTCCCATTCCAGCTACTCTTGACGAGACTAGAGGTGTTACGTCTGTTAAGAGCGTCAAAG AACCCAAGAGGACTCTCAGAAGAGCAGTGCCCAAGGCTGTAGGCACACTGGGAGTCAAAT CTACTCTTGACGAGACTAGAGGTGTTACGTCTGTTAAGAGCATCAAAG AACCCAAGAGGACTCTCAGAAGAGCAGTGCCCAAGGCTGTAGGCACACTGGGAGTCAAAT CTACTTCTGCCGAGACGACCACCAATGGCACAGATCTTACATCTGCAAAAG GGTTCAAAATGAAactcagaggagagagtaAACCAGCGAGTAAACCAGTACCCAAGGCTGTAAGCACTCTGGAAGTCAAAG CTGCTTCTGACGAGACTATTTCCGCTGTCCACGGCATCAAAGGTATTATTGAACGTGGCTTGCACCCAGAACAGTTTCGGGGTATACAAAAAGACACTGATTTTTATTATACACTCTACTCCGTTCACaattatacaaaataa